The Synchiropus splendidus isolate RoL2022-P1 chromosome 1, RoL_Sspl_1.0, whole genome shotgun sequence genome includes a window with the following:
- the LOC128752440 gene encoding gastrula zinc finger protein XlCGF26.1-like isoform X2 codes for METERAGVQQLLVMKEEEDATEQQECSSSLDQEGQEPPLIKEEPEEDLDNKFLIIPVQVKSEDDGATSSWTRHMKTEADGDACGGADTGHQGSLSPECDTDDSEDWRDTGVQQLLVMKEEEEDATEQQECSSSLDQEGQEPPLIQDKVKEVDVTHVPLPLTNVASEYDEVTSSLTQHNNTEAEGENDGAPMQRDNVEEHMTSGTEEKPFSCSHCSKSFLLKWTLKQHLTTHSGEKPFSCSQCGKCFSRKDGLKYHMKIHTGEKPFVCSYCAQSFSHRSYLNEHTKIHTGEKPFICSQCGNCYSHRTSLKIHMRTHTGEKPFSCSQCGKCFSQRGTLNEHMKIHTGEKPYRCSLCGECFSHRESLKDHLRFHTGDKPFSCSHCGKCFSRRGHLSEHAKVHSGEKLFSCSLCGKCYSRKGNLNEHTKSHTGEKPFTCSQCGNSFRRRASLKKHMRAHAGEKPFSCAQCGDRFVLKESLENHLRIHSGEKPFICSQCGNCFRSSRQLKSHTKSHSMEKVGADFVTEEM; via the exons aaagaagaaccagaagaagatcTAGACAACAAGTTCCTTATCATTCCTGtccaggtgaagagtgaagatgatggagcaaccagcagctggactcgacacatgaagacagaagctgatggagacgcctgtggaggagcagacacTGGCCACCAGGGCTCCCTCTCACCTGAAtgtgacactgatgacagtgaggactggagagacaCCG gtgtccagcagctgctggtgatgaaagaagaagaagaagatgctactgagcagcaggagtgcagctccagtctggatcaggagggACAAGAACCTCCTCTCATTCAAGATAAAGTGAAAGAAGTAGATGTCACCCACGTTCCTCTCCCTCTCACGAATGTGGCATCCGAATATGATGAAGTAACTAGTAGCTTGACTCAGCACAACAACACTGAAGCTGAAGGAGAAAACGATGGAGCACCAATGCAGAGGGACAACGTGGAGGAGCACATGACAAGTGGAACtgaagaaaagcctttcagtTGCTCTCATTGCAGTAAATCTTTTTTGCTGAAATGGACTCTGAAACAGCACTTGACCActcactctggagaaaagcctttcagctgctctcagtgtggcaaGTGCTTTTCACGGAAAGACGGCCTGAAATACcacatgaaaattcacactGGTGAGAAACCATTTGTCTGCTCCTATTGTGCACAAAGCTTTTCGCACAGAAGTTACCTCAATGAACATACaaaaattcacactggagagaaacctttCATCTGTTCTCAGTGTGGTAACTGCTATTCACACAGAACAAGCCTGAAGATTCACATGAgaactcacactggtgaaaaacctttcagctgctctcagtgtggcaaGTGCTTTTCACAGAGAGGTACCCTGAATGAACATATGaaaattcacactggtgaaaagccTTACCGCTGCTCACTGTGTGGTGAATGCTTTTCACACAGAGAGAGCTTGAAAGATCATTTGAGATTTCACACAGGAGacaaacctttcagctgctctcattGTGGCAAGTGCTTTTCACGGAGAGGACACCTGAGTGAACACGCCAAAGTCCATTCTGGAGAAAAGCTtttcagctgctctctgtgtgGTAAATGCTATTCCAGGAAAGGCAACCTGAACGAGCACACCAAaagtcacactggagaaaaacctttcacctgctctcagtgtggtaattCTTTCAGACGCAGAGCAAGCCTGAAGAAACACATGAGGGCTCATGcaggtgaaaaacctttcagctgtGCTCAGTGTGGTGATCGTTTTGTACTCAAAGAGAGCCTGGAGAACCACTTGAgaattcactctggagaaaaacctttcatctgttcTCAGTGTGGAAACTGTTTTAGGTCTAGTAGACAACTGAAGTCTCACACGAAAAGTCATTCCATGGAAAAAGTCGGAGCTGATTTTGTGACAGAGGAAATGTAG
- the LOC128752775 gene encoding serine/threonine-protein kinase pim-3-like, protein MGCFVSRTRRKCRLSEASIWDTDVENEPEPKVYKQYQHSTETTEWERFEGRYCQLDLLAIGGNASVYAGYRKGDKFPVAIKHIPREYKEVAPNRGTIPVEVAVMKELAMGDAEKSAFISLLDYYELKKELILVLERPVPAVDLYEYVKVRGDGMKEKKAQQIFKQLVMAAITLHSKNIFHRDIKMENVLIQSRTDVPRVRLIDFGLSCFTKDDMSSNFFCGTSIHVPPELKDCDSYRTVPITVWQVGVVLYEMLHSDSLFKTSKFLKNELTVRENLSQGCREVIRLCLARDPQERPSLDELLLHPWLK, encoded by the coding sequence ATGGGTTGTTTCGTGTCAAGGACTCGCAGGAAATGTAGATTGAGCGAAGCGTCGATTTGGGACACGGATGTTGAGAATGAACCAGAACCCAAGGTCTATAAGCAATATCAGCACAGCACAGAGACGACAGAGTGGGAGCGCTTCGAGGGCAGATACTGCCAGCTGGATCTGTTGGCCATCGGCGGGAATGCGTCTGTCTACGCCGGTTACAGGAAAGGAGACAAATTCCCTGTGGCGATTAAACACATTCCGAGGGAATATAAAGAGGTCGCCCCAAACAGAGGAACGATCCCAGTGGAGGTGGCCGTGATGAAGGAGCTGGCGATGGGTGACGCTGAGAAGTCCGCCTTCATTTCACTCCTGGATTATTACGAACTGAAGAAAGAGCTCATACTGGTTTTGGAGCGTCCAGTGCCTGCTGTGGACCTCTACGAGTACGTCAAGGTCAGGGGAGACggcatgaaagaaaagaaagctcAGCAGATTTTCAAGCAACTGGTGATGGCTGCAATCACGCTTCACTCCAAGAACATCTTCCACCGTGACATAAAGATGGAGAACGTCCTCATCCAGAGCAGAACGGATGTCCCGCGAGTGAGACTGATCGACttcggtctcagctgcttcacaAAAGACGACATGTCAAGCAATTTCTTCTGCGGAACCTCCATCCACGTGCCACCCGAACTGAAGGACTGCGACAGCTACAGGACGGTCCCCATCACGGTTTGGCAGGTCGGGGTGGTTCTGTACGAGATGCTGCACAGTGACAGCCTTTTCAAGACCTCCAAGTTCCTGAAGAATGAGCTGACGGTCAGAGAGAATTTGTCTCAGGGTTGTCGCGAAGTGATCCGCCTCTGTTTAGCGAGGGACCCTCAAGAGCGCCCCTCTCTGGACGAGCTCCTGCTGCATCCCTGGCTGAAATGA
- the LOC128752737 gene encoding serine/threonine-protein kinase pim-2-like — protein MSVHTSSFQRDVTENLERCSGFPNTCKYNLRTRKRKRSASCQDDLASRRHRSSESREPARELGPARAAAENIAPHPLLAGETRRLDFEAKYCQSDLLARGGHASVYTGYRRVDHAPVAIKRIPRKNIFRKSVLHRNMMVPSEVVVMDKVACGDGEPEGRSITISLLDYYELQEELVLVLERPVPVSNLRDYAEAKGGFLQDEEAKFIFKQLVEAAAELDLKSIFHRDIKVDNILIDTSSGFPRLRLIDFGLSCFTKKSSWYTLFYGTSAHIPPEWYSRKSYRPGPTTVWQMGIVLYEMLHDGDNFETRRFLKDELKIRKNLPLRCQEMLHWCLAKDPKRRPTLAELLLHPWLTASQDDH, from the exons ATGAGCGTTCACACATCCTCTTTTCAAAGAGATGTGACCGAAAACTTGGAGAGGTGCAGCGGTTTCCCCAACACCTGCAAGTACAACCTCAGGacaaggaagaggaagagaagcgcTTCATGTCAGGATGATCTGGCCAGCAGGAGACACCGGAgcagtgagagcagggagccggCCAGAGAGCTGGGCCCTGCCAGGGCTGCCGCCGAGAATATAGCGCCGCATCCGCTCCTGGCAGGTGAAACTAGGAGGCTGGATTTCGAAGCTAAATATTGTCAGTCAGACTTGCTGGCCAGAGGCGGTCATGCATCCGTCTACACCGGGTACAGGAGAGTTGACCATGCCCCGGTGGCAATCAAACGCATCCCCAGGAAGAACATCTTCCGGAAATCAGTGTTGCACAGAAACATGATGGTTCCTTCTGAAGTGGTTGTGATGGACAAAGTGGCCTGTGGAGACGGAGAGCCAGAGGGGAGATCGATAACTATATCCCTGTTGGATTATTATGAACTCCAGGAAGAGCTCGTGCTGGTCCTGGAACGCCCGGTTCCCGTGAGCAACCTGCGCGATTACGCAGAGGCCAAAGGGGGTTTCTTGCAGGATGAAGAGGCAAAGTTCATTTTCAAGCAACTTGTGGAAGCAGCTGCAGAGCTTGATTTGAAAAGTATCTTTCACCGAGACATCAAG GTGGACAACATCTTAATCGACACCAGCTCCGGTTTCCCACGTTTGCGGCTGATTGATTTTGGACTGAGCTGTTTCACCAAGAAGAGCTCTTGGTACACGCTGTTCTATGGCACTTCAGCACACATTCCGCCTGAATGGTACAGTCGCAAGAGCTACCGGCCCGGTCCGACCACGGTCTGGCAGATGGGCATCGTCTTGTACGAGATGCTGCACGACGGCGACAACTTTGAGACCAGACGGTTTTTAAAAGACGAACTGAAGATCAGAAAAAACCTGCCTCTGAGGTGTCAAGAGATGCTGCATTGGTGTTTGGCTAAAGACCCTAAACGGCGCCCCACCCTGGCAGAGCTCCTGCTACATCCCTGGCTAACGGCGAGCCAGGATGACCACTGA